From one Culex quinquefasciatus strain JHB chromosome 3, VPISU_Cqui_1.0_pri_paternal, whole genome shotgun sequence genomic stretch:
- the LOC119768788 gene encoding uncharacterized protein LOC119768788, translated as MLSLKITIGFFLMASLGCQAKFTNSQKRILHSHFADCAADLGIGNFTGLEVLAFSGRQTTPELNFCTLHRMDLISCDGTVHEENFFAFIADGHNNMEQLPAVLKGCVDVVNGTPVERAYQLYRCMFAQHKFEV; from the exons ATGTTAAGCTTAAAAATTACTATCGGTTTTTTCCTGATGGCATCTTTAGGTTGCCAG GCAAAGTTTACCAACAGCCAGAAACGCATTTTACATTCCCATTTTGCCGATTGCGCTGCGGACCTAGGTATCGGAAATTTCACCGGATTGGAAGTGCTCGCATTTTCCGGCCGCCAGACGACTCCGGAGCTGAATTTCTGCACTTTGCACCGGATGGATTTGATCAGCTGTGACGGGACGGTACACGAGGAAAACTTTTTCGCGTTCATCGCCGATGGCCACAACAACATGGAGCAACTTCCGGCCGTGTTGAAGGGCTGCGTGGACGTCGTCAACGGCACTCCGGTGGAGCGGGCCTACCAGCTGTACCGGTGCATGTTTGCGCAGCACAAGTTTGAAGTGTGA